The following coding sequences are from one Prochlorococcus marinus CUG1438 window:
- a CDS encoding DedA family protein — protein sequence MSLIFVNIFTSIPDYISLAVEKNSIIAYLTICLAMFLENIIPPIPSEIIMPLGGFFVYQQKLNFYILVFWGLLGTILGSLPWYYLGRLVNEKRLSNFLDKKGKYLGISSNDLSKSKRWFDKYGVSLVFWGRLVPGIRTLISVPAGIELMPLRKFLIWTTFGSLIWVALLTYAGYLFGENYSIIETYLDQIKYVVKPILILIFLYFFIRIIIRFLKKNRA from the coding sequence TTGAGCCTAATTTTTGTAAATATTTTTACTTCAATCCCCGACTATATAAGTTTGGCTGTTGAAAAGAATTCAATAATTGCATACCTCACTATTTGTTTGGCTATGTTTTTAGAAAATATAATACCCCCAATACCGTCAGAAATTATTATGCCCTTGGGAGGTTTTTTCGTTTATCAACAAAAATTAAATTTTTATATTTTAGTTTTTTGGGGATTACTTGGAACTATTTTAGGATCATTGCCTTGGTATTATTTAGGAAGATTAGTAAATGAAAAAAGACTTTCAAATTTTCTAGATAAAAAAGGAAAATATCTGGGTATTTCTTCTAATGATTTAAGTAAAAGTAAAAGGTGGTTTGATAAGTACGGGGTTTCTTTAGTTTTTTGGGGCCGATTAGTACCAGGTATAAGAACTTTGATTTCTGTTCCCGCTGGAATAGAGCTTATGCCATTAAGAAAATTTTTGATTTGGACTACATTTGGGAGCTTGATCTGGGTGGCACTTCTTACTTATGCAGGTTATTTATTTGGTGAAAATTATTCAATCATTGAAACTTATTTAGATCAAATCAAATATGTTGTAAAGCCAATTTTAATTTTAATTTTTTTATATTTTTTTATAAGAATAATTATTAGATTTTTAAAAAAAAATAGAGCTTAA
- a CDS encoding rod shape-determining protein gives MIFNRLKFSRDIGIDLGTANTLIHLSGKGVVIQEPSVVAIDLEAGIPLAVGEEAKLMLGRTPGNIRAVRPLRDGVIADFDAAEQMIKTFIQKCNEGNGLVAPRIIISIPSGVTSVERRAVREAGLAGAREVHLIDEPVAAAIGASLPVTEPLGTMIVDIGGGTTEVAVLSLGGTVLSESVRIAGDEINESIELYLKKVHDLVVGERTSEDIKIKIGSAFPDNDFDKTSLEVKGLHLVSGLPKSITLTAGEIREAMAEPLTKIVDAVKRTLERTPPELAADIVDRGIMLAGGGALIRGINDLLSNETGIFTHVAENPLLCVVNGCGEVLDDFRKLKKVVDTPDFIKNAIRD, from the coding sequence GTGATTTTCAACAGATTAAAGTTTTCTAGAGATATTGGTATAGATTTGGGCACTGCCAATACTTTGATACATCTTTCAGGAAAGGGGGTTGTGATACAAGAGCCTTCAGTGGTTGCAATCGATTTAGAGGCAGGAATTCCATTGGCAGTTGGTGAAGAAGCAAAGCTTATGCTAGGAAGAACTCCTGGTAACATAAGAGCTGTAAGACCACTAAGAGATGGTGTGATCGCAGATTTTGATGCGGCAGAGCAAATGATAAAAACATTTATTCAAAAATGTAACGAAGGTAATGGCTTAGTAGCACCTAGAATCATTATTAGTATCCCAAGCGGAGTTACAAGTGTTGAGCGAAGAGCAGTCAGAGAAGCTGGATTAGCAGGAGCTAGAGAAGTGCACTTGATTGACGAACCTGTGGCAGCGGCAATAGGAGCATCATTACCAGTGACTGAGCCACTTGGAACAATGATTGTTGATATCGGCGGTGGTACTACAGAGGTTGCAGTATTAAGTCTTGGTGGAACTGTATTAAGTGAATCTGTGAGAATAGCTGGTGATGAAATTAATGAATCAATTGAACTATATCTTAAAAAAGTTCACGATTTAGTTGTAGGAGAACGAACTTCTGAAGATATTAAAATTAAAATTGGATCTGCATTTCCAGATAATGATTTTGATAAAACTTCTCTTGAGGTAAAAGGTTTACATCTAGTATCTGGTTTACCAAAATCAATTACTTTGACAGCAGGAGAGATTAGAGAAGCTATGGCTGAACCACTAACCAAAATTGTTGATGCTGTAAAAAGAACTTTAGAGCGAACTCCCCCTGAACTTGCTGCAGATATTGTTGATAGGGGTATTATGCTTGCAGGGGGTGGAGCTTTAATTAGAGGTATAAACGATTTGTTGAGCAACGAAACGGGAATTTTCACTCACGTAGCAGAAAACCCATTGCTTTGCGTAGTTAATGGTTGTGGAGAGGTTTTAGATGATTTTAGAAAACTCAAAAAGGTTGTTGATACTCCAGACTTTATAAAGAACGCGATAAGAGATTAA
- a CDS encoding single-stranded DNA-binding protein, translating to MEINTINLVGRAGREPDVRYFESGSIVANFTLAVNRRSRDEEPDWFNLEIWGKQAQIAADYVKKGSLIGITGSFKIDSWKDKNTGEDRFKPVVRVDRLNLLSSRKESENNEYSSSNNNSSEIPF from the coding sequence ATGGAAATTAACACTATTAACCTTGTTGGCAGAGCTGGAAGAGAACCAGATGTCAGATATTTTGAATCTGGTAGCATTGTAGCGAATTTTACTTTAGCAGTGAACCGCAGAAGCAGAGATGAAGAACCAGATTGGTTTAATCTAGAGATATGGGGAAAACAAGCCCAAATAGCAGCAGATTACGTCAAGAAAGGATCTTTAATAGGAATTACAGGAAGCTTCAAAATTGATAGTTGGAAAGATAAAAATACTGGTGAAGATAGATTTAAACCAGTTGTTAGAGTAGATAGATTAAATTTGCTAAGCTCAAGAAAAGAATCGGAAAATAACGAATATTCTAGTAGTAATAATAACTCTAGTGAAATCCCTTTTTAA
- a CDS encoding carbohydrate kinase produces MKKKKVICVGEALIDRIRNKSNQGFTDFLGGAPANVACALRKLKIDSTFIGSLGSDEYGKKFITQFNELDVNLDFLQIDKDSSTRVVNVDRNQFGDRFFSGFEESSHSFFADEVLCKALIEKEILNLEKSFLESRYLVTGTILLSSPKSAETIFFLLEQAKKLEVKVVIDLNWREVFWDHSSFSSEISKATRVNLIKKFLNHANVLKLAKEEATLFFEDENPLLISQQLANRPDVIITDGEHPVLWYINGIQGITETPSSQKIVDTTGAGDAFLAGLISKLISSGYPSSKPEIEDYIKFAGVCGLITCLGEGAIEQQPYYEKVKKFLGSLIS; encoded by the coding sequence ATGAAAAAGAAAAAGGTCATATGCGTTGGAGAGGCTTTAATCGACAGAATCAGAAATAAATCAAATCAAGGATTTACAGATTTTTTGGGAGGTGCGCCGGCTAATGTTGCTTGTGCATTAAGAAAATTAAAAATAGATTCAACATTTATAGGAAGTTTGGGTAGTGATGAATATGGAAAAAAATTTATTACGCAATTTAATGAATTGGACGTTAATTTAGATTTCTTGCAAATAGATAAAGATTCATCTACTCGTGTGGTTAATGTAGATAGAAACCAATTTGGAGATCGTTTTTTTTCAGGGTTTGAGGAAAGTTCTCATTCATTCTTTGCAGACGAAGTTCTTTGTAAGGCATTAATCGAAAAAGAAATTTTAAATTTGGAGAAATCTTTTCTAGAGTCAAGATATTTGGTTACAGGAACGATCTTATTATCATCTCCAAAATCAGCAGAGACTATTTTTTTTCTTCTTGAACAGGCTAAAAAATTGGAAGTCAAAGTGGTTATTGATTTGAATTGGAGAGAGGTCTTTTGGGATCATTCCAGTTTTTCATCAGAAATTAGTAAAGCGACACGAGTTAATTTAATCAAAAAATTTTTAAATCATGCAAATGTTTTAAAACTTGCTAAGGAAGAAGCAACTTTGTTTTTTGAGGATGAAAATCCCTTGCTAATATCTCAACAATTAGCTAATAGGCCAGACGTAATCATAACTGATGGTGAACATCCAGTATTATGGTATATCAATGGAATACAGGGAATTACCGAGACCCCTTCATCACAAAAAATTGTTGATACAACTGGGGCAGGAGATGCTTTTTTAGCTGGCTTAATTTCAAAATTAATTTCTTCTGGCTATCCTTCAAGTAAACCAGAGATAGAAGATTACATTAAGTTCGCAGGTGTTTGTGGATTAATAACTTGTCTTGGTGAAGGCGCCATCGAGCAACAGCCATATTATGAAAAGGTTAAAAAATTTTTGGGATCTCTTATTTCGTAG
- a CDS encoding response regulator, whose amino-acid sequence MSKARILVVDDEPAVLKVLVTRLQLAGYQVYSATNGEEALESFHRDSPDLIVLDVMLPKMDGFAVCRRIRAESVVPIIFLTALEAISERVAGLDLGADDYLSKPFSPKELEARIATILRRMGPTVSVTETKETPSGKGVMKFGSLVVDTNRRQVSRAGERISLTYTEFSLLELLFDEPGKVVPRAEILEQLWGYPPRRAADLRVVDVYVARLRGKLEPDPRNPELILTVRGIGYASQRVGETATSLAS is encoded by the coding sequence ATGTCAAAAGCGAGAATTTTAGTTGTTGACGATGAACCAGCAGTTTTGAAGGTATTAGTTACAAGACTGCAGCTAGCGGGATATCAAGTTTATTCGGCCACTAACGGAGAAGAAGCTCTTGAATCTTTTCACAGGGACTCTCCTGATTTGATTGTGCTTGACGTTATGCTCCCAAAAATGGACGGATTTGCAGTTTGCCGAAGAATTAGGGCTGAATCAGTTGTACCAATAATATTTCTGACTGCACTCGAGGCAATTTCTGAGAGAGTTGCAGGTTTGGATTTAGGAGCTGATGATTATCTATCAAAGCCATTTAGCCCAAAAGAGCTAGAAGCTAGAATTGCTACTATTTTGAGAAGAATGGGCCCAACCGTTTCGGTTACTGAAACAAAAGAAACTCCATCTGGAAAAGGAGTTATGAAATTTGGAAGTTTAGTTGTTGATACAAATAGAAGACAAGTTTCTAGGGCTGGAGAAAGAATTAGCTTAACTTATACCGAATTTAGTCTTTTAGAATTATTATTTGATGAGCCAGGTAAAGTAGTTCCACGAGCTGAAATTCTTGAACAGTTATGGGGTTATCCTCCCAGGAGAGCGGCAGACTTAAGAGTTGTAGATGTATATGTAGCAAGATTAAGGGGTAAGCTGGAACCAGATCCAAGAAATCCAGAATTGATATTAACTGTTCGAGGTATAGGTTATGCTTCTCAGAGAGTTGGCGAAACAGCAACATCTTTGGCAAGTTGA
- the tsaE gene encoding tRNA (adenosine(37)-N6)-threonylcarbamoyltransferase complex ATPase subunit type 1 TsaE codes for MFVENLKETLNLGKKLSNKLNPQSIVLLQGPIGAGKTSFVQGIAKGLSITEEITSPTFALSHHYNSGKIPLIHIDLYRLENVSSAKEVFFSEEEEAIQKQAILVIEWPELIEPVIDNFWKIEISYAKNYGRNYEIRDPKNFLTFS; via the coding sequence GTGTTTGTTGAGAATTTAAAAGAGACTTTAAATTTAGGAAAAAAACTGTCAAACAAATTAAATCCCCAATCAATTGTTTTATTGCAGGGTCCAATTGGAGCTGGGAAAACTTCATTTGTTCAAGGGATTGCTAAAGGCTTATCAATCACTGAGGAAATTACAAGCCCTACATTTGCTTTATCGCATCACTATAACTCCGGAAAAATTCCACTAATTCACATAGATTTATACAGGTTAGAAAATGTTTCTTCAGCAAAAGAAGTTTTTTTTTCAGAAGAAGAAGAGGCAATACAAAAACAAGCTATTTTAGTTATTGAATGGCCGGAATTAATAGAACCAGTTATTGATAATTTCTGGAAAATAGAAATTAGTTATGCCAAAAATTATGGGCGAAACTACGAAATAAGAGATCCCAAAAATTTTTTAACCTTTTCATAA
- a CDS encoding adenosylhomocysteinase: protein MVIANSVKTSSPNYVIADISLSDFGRKEIKIAETEMPGLMALRDKYQSVKPLKGAKIAGSLHMTIQTAVLIETLVDLGAEVKWASCNIFSTQDHAAAAIADQGISVYAKKGETLDEYWKYTHYILDWGPDSPNMILDDGGDATGLLILGSKAEKDLSVLANPGNEEEIALFNSIKSKLKNDSNFYSRIKSNIIGVTEETTTGVARLYQLQKQNALPFPAINVNDSVTKSKFDNLYGCRESLVDSIKRATDVMIAGKVALVMGFGDVGKGSAQSLRGLGAIVKVAEVDPICALQAAMEGFSVVTLDDVVEDIDIFVTATGNYQVITKENLVKMKDEAIVCNIGHFDNEIDVASLKDYPWENIKPQVDHITLPSGNKIILLAEGRLVNLGCATGHPSFVMSNSFTNQVLAQIELFNKSEKYAKEVYVLPKHLDEMVARLHLDKIGAKLTKLTKQQADYINVSVDGPYKPELYRY from the coding sequence ATGGTTATCGCAAATTCAGTTAAGACCTCTTCACCTAATTACGTAATTGCCGATATCTCTTTATCTGATTTTGGCCGTAAAGAAATTAAAATTGCCGAAACAGAAATGCCAGGATTAATGGCGCTTAGAGATAAATATCAATCCGTAAAGCCACTAAAAGGTGCAAAAATAGCTGGAAGTCTTCATATGACTATTCAGACAGCAGTATTAATAGAAACTCTTGTTGACCTTGGCGCAGAAGTGAAATGGGCTTCATGTAATATTTTTTCAACACAAGATCATGCAGCTGCAGCTATCGCAGATCAAGGGATTTCTGTATACGCAAAGAAAGGTGAGACTCTAGATGAATATTGGAAATATACTCACTACATTCTTGATTGGGGCCCCGACTCTCCAAATATGATTCTTGATGATGGGGGAGATGCAACTGGCTTATTGATACTTGGCAGTAAAGCAGAAAAAGATTTATCTGTTTTAGCTAATCCTGGTAATGAAGAAGAGATTGCTTTGTTCAATTCTATAAAATCTAAGTTGAAAAATGATAGTAACTTTTATTCTAGAATTAAGAGTAATATTATTGGTGTCACTGAAGAAACTACGACGGGAGTTGCAAGACTTTATCAATTACAAAAGCAAAATGCTCTACCTTTCCCTGCCATTAACGTTAATGACTCAGTAACTAAGAGCAAATTTGATAACTTATACGGCTGCCGAGAATCTCTAGTTGACAGCATAAAGCGTGCCACTGACGTGATGATTGCTGGTAAGGTTGCTTTAGTAATGGGTTTTGGAGATGTAGGTAAAGGGTCAGCCCAATCTCTAAGAGGACTTGGTGCAATTGTAAAAGTTGCTGAAGTGGATCCAATTTGTGCTCTTCAAGCGGCAATGGAAGGATTTAGCGTCGTTACATTAGACGATGTTGTTGAGGATATAGATATATTTGTTACGGCAACTGGGAACTATCAGGTAATAACAAAGGAAAATCTTGTCAAGATGAAAGATGAGGCCATAGTTTGCAATATTGGCCATTTTGATAATGAAATTGATGTGGCTTCATTGAAAGATTATCCTTGGGAAAATATTAAGCCGCAGGTTGATCACATAACTTTACCTAGTGGCAATAAAATAATCCTCTTAGCTGAAGGTAGATTAGTTAACTTAGGTTGTGCCACTGGACATCCAAGTTTTGTTATGAGTAATTCTTTTACTAATCAAGTCCTAGCTCAAATTGAACTTTTCAATAAGTCAGAAAAATATGCTAAGGAGGTTTATGTTTTACCAAAACATTTAGATGAAATGGTTGCTAGATTACATCTTGATAAAATTGGTGCAAAATTAACAAAATTAACTAAGCAACAAGCTGATTATATTAATGTTTCTGTTGATGGACCTTATAAACCAGAGCTTTATAGATATTAA
- the mreC gene encoding rod shape-determining protein MreC: MLDIRRISTSRWWHKKKTWTLFSIFLFLIFVRISKGSIYKDFYYFISKPFWPGQFQKEIILKSSDQESLIKLNLLKKDNARLREILNLQESSNSEYISAAVISRKTGSWWRQIILNKGSNDGVQVGSVVMGPGGLLGRVKSTSFFTSSVILLTSPESKVGVWLDRIQLNGLLIGTGDDNPDLILYSKDADIKVGDFVSSSPASTLLPSNIPIGIVQSINESLKAEKTAKILLLAKPHVIDWVQILKVKI; encoded by the coding sequence ATGTTAGATATCCGACGAATTTCTACTAGTCGTTGGTGGCACAAAAAGAAAACTTGGACATTGTTCTCAATATTTTTGTTTTTGATTTTCGTAAGGATATCAAAAGGTTCTATTTATAAGGATTTTTATTATTTTATTTCCAAGCCTTTTTGGCCTGGTCAGTTTCAAAAAGAAATTATTCTTAAAAGCTCTGACCAAGAATCTCTAATAAAATTAAATCTTCTTAAAAAAGATAATGCAAGATTACGGGAAATTTTAAATCTTCAAGAATCATCAAATAGTGAATATATTTCGGCTGCAGTTATTTCTAGAAAAACAGGTAGTTGGTGGCGACAAATTATATTAAATAAAGGTTCAAATGATGGAGTCCAAGTTGGTAGTGTTGTTATGGGCCCGGGAGGATTATTAGGAAGAGTAAAAAGTACTTCTTTTTTTACTTCCTCGGTCATATTGTTAACCTCTCCTGAGAGTAAAGTGGGTGTATGGTTGGATAGAATTCAACTTAATGGACTACTTATTGGTACAGGAGATGATAATCCTGATTTAATACTTTACTCAAAAGATGCCGACATAAAAGTTGGAGATTTTGTTTCATCTTCTCCAGCTAGCACTCTATTACCCTCAAATATTCCTATTGGTATTGTCCAATCTATAAACGAGTCACTAAAAGCAGAAAAAACGGCCAAAATATTGCTTTTGGCAAAACCTCATGTAATAGATTGGGTTCAAATTTTAAAAGTAAAAATTTAA
- a CDS encoding alpha/beta fold hydrolase produces MVSLNKSETWKWKNWEISWSLSKESTSEKNTKILLVHGFGASKNHWRHNQDFLGKFSKCYAIDLLGFGKSSQPSALLNYEPDKENSIKYSFDLWGNQISTFCEEVIKSPVYLVGNSIGGVIALKAAEILKDKCKGVILIDCAQRTMDDKRLKKSDILMNLLRPVLKTIVRQRVISNTLFTRAANPKVIKKILEQAYPSGKNIDNELIEILYKPSQRQNSKEAFRGFINLFDDYLATDLFDEIDHPIQLIWGEKDPWESLSEAKEWKKKFRNIKRLDIIEGAGHCPHDEEPEKTNKLIFEFLQETK; encoded by the coding sequence ATGGTTTCTTTAAATAAGTCTGAAACTTGGAAGTGGAAAAATTGGGAAATTTCTTGGTCTTTATCAAAAGAATCTACTTCTGAAAAAAATACTAAAATTTTATTAGTTCATGGATTTGGGGCATCAAAAAACCACTGGAGACATAATCAAGATTTTCTAGGTAAATTTTCAAAATGCTACGCAATTGATTTATTAGGATTTGGGAAAAGCAGTCAACCTAGTGCTTTATTAAATTACGAACCTGATAAAGAAAACTCTATTAAATATTCATTTGACTTATGGGGTAATCAGATATCAACATTTTGTGAAGAGGTAATAAAATCTCCTGTTTACTTGGTAGGTAATTCAATTGGTGGTGTTATTGCATTGAAAGCTGCTGAAATTCTCAAAGATAAATGTAAGGGGGTCATTTTGATTGATTGTGCACAAAGAACTATGGATGATAAACGTTTAAAAAAAAGTGATATCTTAATGAATCTACTGAGACCCGTTCTTAAAACGATAGTCCGACAAAGAGTAATTAGCAATACACTTTTTACAAGAGCTGCTAATCCAAAAGTTATAAAGAAAATACTTGAACAGGCTTACCCTTCAGGAAAAAATATCGATAATGAATTGATTGAAATACTTTATAAACCTTCTCAAAGGCAAAATTCTAAAGAAGCATTTCGTGGATTTATCAACTTGTTTGATGATTATCTTGCTACAGATCTTTTCGATGAGATTGATCATCCAATCCAATTGATTTGGGGAGAAAAGGATCCTTGGGAATCTTTAAGTGAGGCAAAAGAATGGAAGAAAAAATTTAGGAATATAAAAAGATTAGATATTATTGAAGGAGCTGGACATTGTCCTCATGATGAAGAACCTGAAAAAACAAATAAATTAATATTCGAGTTCCTTCAAGAAACAAAATAA
- the mgtE gene encoding magnesium transporter, with amino-acid sequence MNDNNLETVTSLSPDLSTRENIIIQLEELLVAGNYDEAKLLLEPSQPVDIADAIGSLPLILQALAFRLLKKNEAIEVYEYLDPIVQQTLLDRLRSGEVLEIVEKMSPDDRVQLFDELPAKVVRKFLSALSPGERKVTAELLGYEPETAGRLMTTEYIDLKEMQTAAEALSLVRKRAPFTETIYSLYVTDKERHLTGILSLRDLVTADPSKPIGDVMTRDVVNISTNTNQEEVARAIQRYDFLALPVVDKEKRLVGIVTVDDLIDVIEQEATRDIYAAGAVQPGDEDDYFQSSLFTIARRRILWLLILVLANGLTTKVIAMNDQILKEIVLLAAFIPLLIGTGGNVGAQSSTVVIRGLSTQKLKSLGALRAVVKEAITGALLGVLMMLVIFPFAWWQGEGPLIAYAVGISLISITTLAATTGAILPLMFDRMRLDPALMSSPFITTVTDIAGVFIYLSTAKWLLSSSLI; translated from the coding sequence ATGAATGACAATAATCTTGAAACGGTTACATCCTTATCTCCAGATCTAAGTACTCGGGAAAATATTATTATTCAACTTGAAGAATTGCTCGTCGCAGGGAATTATGATGAAGCAAAATTACTTTTAGAACCTTCTCAACCTGTCGATATAGCAGATGCTATTGGAAGTCTTCCATTAATATTGCAGGCATTAGCATTTCGATTGTTAAAGAAAAATGAGGCAATTGAGGTATATGAATATTTAGATCCAATAGTTCAACAAACTTTATTAGACAGACTTCGTTCAGGAGAAGTTTTAGAAATTGTTGAGAAAATGTCTCCTGATGATAGGGTTCAACTCTTTGATGAGTTACCTGCAAAAGTTGTGCGTAAATTTTTATCTGCTCTTAGTCCTGGTGAAAGGAAAGTAACAGCTGAATTGCTTGGATATGAGCCTGAAACTGCTGGAAGATTAATGACAACTGAATACATAGATCTAAAAGAGATGCAAACAGCAGCTGAGGCTCTTTCTTTGGTCAGAAAAAGAGCTCCATTTACAGAAACAATTTATAGTTTGTATGTTACTGATAAAGAAAGACACTTAACGGGTATTCTTTCTTTGAGAGATCTTGTAACTGCTGATCCATCTAAGCCAATTGGAGATGTTATGACAAGAGATGTAGTTAATATTTCAACAAATACCAATCAAGAAGAGGTCGCAAGAGCAATACAAAGGTATGACTTTTTAGCACTTCCAGTTGTTGATAAAGAAAAAAGGCTTGTCGGGATAGTTACTGTTGATGATTTAATTGACGTAATAGAGCAAGAAGCAACAAGAGATATTTATGCGGCTGGTGCGGTTCAGCCTGGTGATGAAGATGATTATTTTCAGAGTAGTTTATTTACGATAGCTCGAAGAAGAATTTTGTGGCTGTTGATTTTGGTTTTGGCAAATGGTTTGACGACAAAAGTTATTGCCATGAATGATCAAATACTAAAAGAAATAGTTTTATTGGCTGCTTTTATTCCGCTGCTTATAGGTACGGGAGGAAATGTTGGTGCTCAAAGCTCAACAGTTGTTATTAGAGGTTTAAGTACTCAAAAATTGAAGTCTCTTGGTGCACTTAGGGCTGTTGTTAAGGAAGCAATAACAGGCGCTCTTTTAGGTGTTTTAATGATGCTGGTAATATTCCCCTTCGCCTGGTGGCAAGGAGAAGGTCCATTAATTGCCTATGCAGTAGGCATAAGTTTAATATCTATAACGACTTTAGCTGCCACAACAGGAGCTATTCTTCCTTTGATGTTTGACCGAATGAGATTAGATCCAGCCTTAATGTCTTCGCCTTTCATAACAACTGTCACTGATATTGCAGGAGTTTTTATTTATCTAAGCACAGCAAAATGGTTATTAAGTTCTTCATTAATATAA
- a CDS encoding RpoD/SigA family RNA polymerase sigma factor — MSSETLSENKLVTISSLKASNDVDLVRSYLRDIGRVPLLSHEQEITLGRQVQEYMQVERAELEITELTGDKPSLEELSNKLNLSTSIIKKRLRAGQRAKERMVAANLRLVVSVAKKYTKRNMELLDLIQEGTIGLVRGVEKFDPARGYKFSTYAYWWIRQGITRAIAEKSRAIRLPIHITEMLNKLKKGQRELSQEMSRTPTVSELAKYVELPEEDVKDLMCKAGQPVSLETKVGDGEDTVLLDLLAGGEDLPDEQIEMDCMRGDLHSLLHQLPDLQCRVLRMRYGMDGDEPMSLTGIGRVLGISRDRVRNLERDGLRGLRRLSDNVEAYFVS, encoded by the coding sequence ATGTCTTCAGAAACATTAAGTGAGAATAAATTAGTCACAATATCAAGTTTAAAAGCTAGTAACGATGTTGACCTTGTAAGATCCTATCTAAGAGATATTGGAAGAGTTCCACTATTATCTCATGAACAAGAAATTACGCTTGGAAGACAGGTACAAGAATATATGCAAGTAGAACGAGCAGAATTGGAAATTACAGAATTAACAGGGGACAAACCAAGTTTGGAGGAATTATCAAACAAATTAAATTTATCTACTTCCATTATAAAAAAAAGATTAAGAGCTGGACAGAGAGCTAAAGAGAGAATGGTTGCAGCAAATCTAAGGTTGGTGGTAAGTGTTGCAAAAAAATATACTAAAAGAAATATGGAATTACTAGATTTAATACAGGAGGGAACTATAGGACTGGTAAGGGGGGTTGAAAAATTTGATCCAGCCAGAGGCTATAAGTTTTCAACATATGCATATTGGTGGATTAGGCAAGGTATCACTAGAGCAATCGCTGAAAAAAGTCGTGCAATAAGGCTTCCAATTCACATAACTGAAATGTTAAATAAGTTGAAAAAAGGTCAAAGGGAGTTGAGTCAAGAAATGTCTAGAACCCCAACAGTAAGTGAACTTGCGAAATACGTGGAGCTTCCTGAAGAAGATGTTAAAGATTTGATGTGTAAAGCTGGACAACCAGTGAGTCTAGAGACAAAAGTTGGTGATGGTGAGGATACTGTTCTACTAGATTTATTAGCAGGCGGTGAGGATTTACCCGACGAACAAATAGAAATGGATTGTATGAGGGGAGATCTTCATTCTCTTTTACATCAGTTACCTGATCTGCAATGTAGAGTATTAAGGATGAGATACGGCATGGATGGTGATGAACCAATGTCTCTTACAGGTATAGGAAGGGTATTGGGAATAAGTAGAGATCGTGTAAGAAATCTAGAAAGAGATGGACTACGAGGTTTGAGAAGACTCAGTGATAACGTGGAAGCTTATTTTGTTTCTTGA